The sequence ACGACCTGTAACTCTGGGGTAGTTGACCAAAAGGACGTTAGTAGACGGGCAAAACCGCCCCTTGTGCGTTGGGAAACGTGCATGTTGCTTACGGTGGGAGTTGGCTGTTGAGAAACATCTAACGAAAGTACCACTAGATAAGGGTGAACACTCTTATCTGTCAGAGGGTAGGAAGTTTGGAGGTGTTGACGACACTAGAAGCATTGCTTCGTTTCGACTGGTCTATTCCTTAGACAAGAAACCCCTTCCTCGAACCAAATGGTTAGGTGGGGGAGGTTCATATTGCTAAAAGTGTATGATTAACTATATAATTCTTATAAGAGTTAATATAGATTGGTTAGAGATTCCTATTAACATTGGAGGGTACATTTCGTTGGGGACTGCACTAGTTACGTTAATTGTATTAATTTTTCTTAATGCTTTTTTTGCAGCATCTGAAATGGCATTGGTAGGGTTAAATGATAATAAGGTCAAACGGATGGCGGAGGATGGGGATAAAAAGGCAAATTTGCTGTATAATCTTATTTCTGAGCCGAGTCGGTTTCTTAGTACGATTCAAATTGGAATCACCCTAGCTGGCTTTTTAGCGAGTGCTTTTGCAGCTGATTTTTTTGCAGGCCCGCTTGCACAGTTTCTATATGATTTAGGGATTCCTTTAAGCCTAGAAGTATTAAGTACAGCTTCGGTCATCGTTATTACTGTTCTTCTTTCTTATTTTACGCTTGTGTTTGGTGAGCTTGTACCAAAGCAATTGGCCCTGCAAAAAGCGGAAGCGATTGCAAATCAAGTTGCAATGCCCTTAACATTACTTTTCAAGATCTGTTTGCCGGTTGTAAAGTTTTTAACCTTTTCCACTAATTCGGTTGTACGAGTTTTTGGTGTGGATCCAAATGCGAAAAGCGAAGAGGCAACCGAAGAGGAAATTCGCATGATGATTGATGTAGGAAGCGAACAAGGAACCATTCAAGCAGCTGAAAAGTTAATGATTCATAATATTTTTGAGTTTAATGATAAATCGGTTTCAGATATAGTGACACATCGTACAGATATGGTGGCTCTTCCTATTGATGCAACATTAGAGGAAACCGTTGAAGTAGTTAATTTAGAGAAATATACGAGATTTCCAGTTTATGAAGGCGATATTGATAATATTATAGGAATCTTTCACGTGAAATATTTATTTCAGTTTATGAGCAAGGATAATGAACAGAAATTTGATTTAAGCGAATTAATCAGGAAACCTTATTTTGTGCTCGAAACCCAGTCAATTGACACTTTATTTACAGATATGAAAAAGCATAACGTTCATATCGCAATTGTGTTAGATGAATACGGGGGAACAGAAGGATTAATTACCATTGAAGATATCATTGAGGAAATCGTTGGGGAAATATCAAGTGAGATTGATGGACCGGATGAAGAAGAAGTCAAACAACTTGCTGAAAATAAGTATTCAATAGAAGGGATCGTTAGTTTATATAAACTAGAGCCTTTATTAAAGATTGAATTACCAAAAGCTGATTATGACACCCTAAATGGTTTCCTTATTGGCGAAATTGGCTATATCCCGTCCATTCATGAACGGCCAGTTGTATCGTATCAAAACCTTCTTTTTGAGGTAATAGAGGTTTCCGAAAACCGAATAGAAAAAGTGATTGTAACGATAGAAGACAATGAAGAGATCCGTTTAGAAGATAAAGAGGAAACTCAAGATAAGGTTCAATCATAGTACAGGATCCTTTAAAAATCTTAACCTTCATCCATTGATGGGGTTAAGATTTTTTTGCGGAAACTGTTCGATGAGTCGAACGTATATAGTAATCAAACGTTTGATTACTCATAAAAGCGAACAAGCCCCTTAAACAAACGTTTGATTAAGGGATGTTTTTACCAAACAAAAGGACTAAACAAACGTTTGATTGATTAAAGCACTTTGTATTTTATTTCCATTTTTCGTGCAAAAAATTGCTAAATTTGTTTCTTTTCGATATGATGAAAGGGAAATTAATTGAAACTTACAAAGTTCGATATAGGATGATGGGTATGAAGAGAGCAAGAATTATATATAATCCAACTTCTGGTAGAGAGGCTTTTAAACGGCAATTACCAGATGTTCTTGAAATTCTTGAAAAAGCAGGATATGAAACATCTGCCCATGCGACGACAGGTGCGGGGGACGCAACCAAGGAGGCAAGACTTGCGGTTGAGCGTCGTTACGATCTGGTGGTAGCTGCCGGTGGAGATGGAACCATTAATGAAGTTGTTAATGGATTGGCTGAAAAGGAATATCGACCAAAGATTGGAATTATTCCAGTAGGAACAACGAATGACTTTGCTCGGGCTCTGCAAATTCCTCGAGACATCATCGGAGCAACTGAGGTCATTGCAAAAGGTGAGACCATTCCGATTGATATTGGCCGCATGAATGAAAAATATTTCATCAATATTGCTGGCGGCGGGCAGTTGACTGAACTTACTTATGATGTACCAAGTAAATTAAAAACAATGCTAGGGCAGTTGGCGTACTATTTGAAAGGGATTGAGATGCTTCCTTCACTTAAAGCGACTGGAGTCAGCATTGAATATGATGGCAAGCTCTATGAAGGGGAAGTCATGCTTTTTCTTGTGGGATTGACCAATTCTGTTGGTGGCTTTGAAAAACTCGCGCCAAATTCATCGATCAATGATGGCATGTTTTCACTACTTATTTTAAAGCAAACCAATTTAGCTGACTTTATTAGAATTGCGACTCTAGCTTTGCGCGGTGAGCATATTCATGATCCAAAAGTGATCTATACGAAGGCGAATCGAATTAAGGTAAAATCGGATGAAAAGGTACAATTAAACTTAGACGGCGAGTTCGGAGGAGTATTACCTGCAGAATTTGTTAATTTATATCGTCATTTAGAGTGTTTCGTACCGATTGATAAACTTCGTCCTGAAGATCGTCCTGAAAATGTATGGTAAGATTGACTATAAAAAGGATCGAGCATTTGCTCAATCCTTTTCTTGTGTTTTAATATTATTTTGCAGCTTTTGCAGCATCAACGATAAATTTAACATATCCTTCTGTGTCAGCAAGTGTGGAACCGCTTACAACATCAATCATTTTTTCACCTGGATTTTCTTGAAGAGTTGCTTCTAATTCAGCGACCGTTTTGCCTTTTACATATTCATGAATGGCAGCCATGTTCTCATCAAGAGAATTAGTAGCGCTGGCTTTTTCTTTCATGTTTTTGCTGTATTGTTCAGAGTTTTCATTTTTAGAAGCTAAAACTTTCCCAGAGTCTTTGAAACTTTCACCGAAAGCGCCATCAGCGTTAGGAACGCCTTTACTCGTTGCAGGGTCCATAAATTGGAATTCATCGATGTAAGAAGATACAATCTTGTCTCCTTCTAATGTTACAGCTGCGATACCAAAGGATTTGTCTCCATGTGGAGCACCGTTAATAACAGCTGTTTTGATCTCATCAGTACTTTCAGCTGCGGTTGTTGTTGCTTCTTTTGCAGTGTCCGTTGGAGCCGCTTCATCATTTGAACAGCCAGCAAAAATTCCGACAAGGCCTAATGCTAAAGCTAAGGTTAAAACTTTTTTCATTTTTGACATCTCCCTTTTTTCTAATTGTATGAGTTTGTGATAGCTTATAACATAAATTATATAATTTCTAATTATTTTAGCAATATAACAATAGAGGAGTTCAAACAATGCTCATAAATTCACAACACAAAGTTGTCAAAATATTTTTAAAGCCTTTAATATCAAGATTTATGAGCTGCTGTTTTAATGGGGGAAATTAAGGGTGAATTTAGTTTGTGATTAAAGTAACATTATTGTAATAAGTCAGACAAAAGTCAAGACCTGGTCCTTATGCTATGACCAGGTCTAATAAACATTATTCTTGATTAAACCATAACGGTTCCTGATCATCGACATCTCCATTATAGTTAATGAGGATTTCTTCACCAGCTTTTATATCCTTATGAGCAAAAAAGTCAAAGGTATGATTGGCAAAATTAATATCATAGTGGGCATTTGGAGTATAGGAGTGGTTAAACAACATCCCATAACCGAGTAATAGGGCAGAATGGTTTTTCCCATATTCAAATGCATAATCAGCAAGAAGTGTTTTTTCAATATGAACATGTTCTTCATTTGGATATGGGAGAGCAGGTGCCTGATGGAAAATAGTTCCTTTTTTAATATCCTCTGTAGCAAACACCCCTCGATTTAATTCCCCGTCACTAAGTGCGGAAGTTTTTACTTCAATCATATTTATCCACCTACATCTTCAAATTTTATTAAATATATTCTAGTTTGTACTTTACCACTGATTCGAATTAAAAGAAAAGCATTAGCGAATAAAATATCAACTAATGCTTTTCTATTGAATATTAAATTCCTTTATATACCCTGGCCTCATAGGGCTTTAGAGTAAAGTTCAAAGGAAGGTTTGTGTCCGCTATATGATAGTTACTAATGAGTATTTCCCTTGGTTCAAAAAGTACATCTTCCGGTAACTGAAAGGATACAGGGTCTTCACTGAAGTTGGTAATCACTAGTAGTTTTTCTATTTCGGACGTACGTAAGTAAGCATAGATCTGATCGTGATCCGGTAAAATCAGTTGATAGTCCCCGTAAACAATAATTGAATGCTGTTTTCTCAGCTGGATTAACTTCCGGTAATAATGATAAATGGAATGATCCTCTTTCACTGCTTTTTCAGCGTTGATCTCATTGAAATTTGGATTTACCTTTATCCAAGGCTTTCCACTTGTGAATCCTGCGGAGGGTTGATCGTTCCACTGGAATGGCGTTCTTGCATTATCTCTGCTTTTACTATAAATAGAATTCATCACTTCAGTTGGTTCCGCATTTTCCTCGATTACTTTTTCATGATACAAATTTATTGTTTCAATATCTTTGTAATCCTCTATTGAATCGTAACGGACATTGGTCATCCCAATTTCCTCCCCTTGGTAAATATAAGGGGTTCCTTGAAGCATATGGAGACATGTGGCTAACATTTTTGCCGACTCTACCCGGTAATTCTTGTCATTCCCAAATCTTGAAACAATGCGTGGTTGGTCATGGTTATTCCAATAAAGACTGTTCCATCCTGTTCCATGTAGGCCAGTTTGCCACTTTGAAAGATTCTCTTTTAAATCTGTTAATGCTAAAGGTTTGAGGTCCCACTTGCCATTCGGGCCAGAGTCCAGATTCATATGTTCAAAGGTGAAGACCATTTGCAATTCATTCCGTTGCTCATCTGTATATTTTTTCGCTTCCTCCACATCAACACCAGGCATTTCGCCAACAGTGATAATATCATACTTTGACAATACCTCTTGATTCATTTCTTGTAAAAACTCATGAATCCGTGGGCCGTTACGGTAGTATTTACTGCCAGATGCATATTTTTCACCTGCTTTAATCGAACCATCCGGTAAGCTGGGAACTTTCGAAATGAAATTGATCACATCCATACGGAAACCATCAATTCCTTTATCAAGCCACCATTTCATCATCTCGTATATTTCTTTCCGTAGCTTCGGATTCTCCCAGTTCAAGTCTGGTTGTTTTTTACTGAATAAATGTAAATAATATTCATCGGTCGTTTCATCATAT is a genomic window of Niallia sp. XMNu-256 containing:
- a CDS encoding diacylglycerol kinase, giving the protein MKRARIIYNPTSGREAFKRQLPDVLEILEKAGYETSAHATTGAGDATKEARLAVERRYDLVVAAGGDGTINEVVNGLAEKEYRPKIGIIPVGTTNDFARALQIPRDIIGATEVIAKGETIPIDIGRMNEKYFINIAGGGQLTELTYDVPSKLKTMLGQLAYYLKGIEMLPSLKATGVSIEYDGKLYEGEVMLFLVGLTNSVGGFEKLAPNSSINDGMFSLLILKQTNLADFIRIATLALRGEHIHDPKVIYTKANRIKVKSDEKVQLNLDGEFGGVLPAEFVNLYRHLECFVPIDKLRPEDRPENVW
- a CDS encoding SET domain-containing protein, producing the protein MIEVKTSALSDGELNRGVFATEDIKKGTIFHQAPALPYPNEEHVHIEKTLLADYAFEYGKNHSALLLGYGMLFNHSYTPNAHYDINFANHTFDFFAHKDIKAGEEILINYNGDVDDQEPLWFNQE
- a CDS encoding hemolysin family protein — its product is MGTALVTLIVLIFLNAFFAASEMALVGLNDNKVKRMAEDGDKKANLLYNLISEPSRFLSTIQIGITLAGFLASAFAADFFAGPLAQFLYDLGIPLSLEVLSTASVIVITVLLSYFTLVFGELVPKQLALQKAEAIANQVAMPLTLLFKICLPVVKFLTFSTNSVVRVFGVDPNAKSEEATEEEIRMMIDVGSEQGTIQAAEKLMIHNIFEFNDKSVSDIVTHRTDMVALPIDATLEETVEVVNLEKYTRFPVYEGDIDNIIGIFHVKYLFQFMSKDNEQKFDLSELIRKPYFVLETQSIDTLFTDMKKHNVHIAIVLDEYGGTEGLITIEDIIEEIVGEISSEIDGPDEEEVKQLAENKYSIEGIVSLYKLEPLLKIELPKADYDTLNGFLIGEIGYIPSIHERPVVSYQNLLFEVIEVSENRIEKVIVTIEDNEEIRLEDKEETQDKVQS
- a CDS encoding alpha-glucosidase, producing MKKNWWKESVVYQIYPRSFNDSNGDGIGDLKGIIEKLDYLKDLGIDVIWLSPVYESPNDDNGYDISDYKKIMGEFGVMEDWDQLLNEVHHRGMKLMMDLVVNHTSDEHEWFKESRKSKNNPYRDYYIWRPGKNGQEPNNWKSSFGGSAWQYDETTDEYYLHLFSKKQPDLNWENPKLRKEIYEMMKWWLDKGIDGFRMDVINFISKVPSLPDGSIKAGEKYASGSKYYRNGPRIHEFLQEMNQEVLSKYDIITVGEMPGVDVEEAKKYTDEQRNELQMVFTFEHMNLDSGPNGKWDLKPLALTDLKENLSKWQTGLHGTGWNSLYWNNHDQPRIVSRFGNDKNYRVESAKMLATCLHMLQGTPYIYQGEEIGMTNVRYDSIEDYKDIETINLYHEKVIEENAEPTEVMNSIYSKSRDNARTPFQWNDQPSAGFTSGKPWIKVNPNFNEINAEKAVKEDHSIYHYYRKLIQLRKQHSIIVYGDYQLILPDHDQIYAYLRTSEIEKLLVITNFSEDPVSFQLPEDVLFEPREILISNYHIADTNLPLNFTLKPYEARVYKGI